One Synechococcus sp. MU1617 DNA window includes the following coding sequences:
- a CDS encoding DUF4090 family protein, with product MAIAGPDGVDAAIKAGVDLDGSPIPEAMLALYNQVMDLESQRTRSGVLKSMRNRVVKTGAKHFDQETLNQRLQEAGWDGLKDKEISFFYG from the coding sequence ATGGCCATTGCCGGACCGGATGGAGTCGATGCCGCCATCAAAGCGGGTGTCGATCTCGATGGAAGTCCAATCCCTGAAGCGATGCTCGCTCTCTACAACCAGGTGATGGATCTGGAAAGTCAGCGCACTCGCAGCGGTGTTCTGAAATCGATGCGCAACCGGGTGGTCAAGACCGGAGCCAAGCATTTCGACCAGGAAACGCTCAATCAGAGGCTCCAGGAGGCCGGATGGGACGGTCTGAAGGACAAGGAGATCTCTTTCTTCTACGGATGA
- a CDS encoding branched-chain amino acid transaminase → MHQFLPYAWFQGQCVPFEEARISIATHALHYGTGAFGGMRAIPDPENSNTMLLFRADRHARRLSQSARLLLTDLSEETILSALTAMLQANKPDQPIYLRPFVYTSDLGIAPRLHNIETDFLIYGLPLGDYLSPEGVSCRISSWTRQEDRSLPLRGKISGAYITSSLAKTEAVQSGFDEALLLNSRGKISEASGMNLFLVRDGQLITPGVDQDILEGITRASVIELAKAMDIPVIERPVDKTELFIADEVFLSGTAAKVTPIRQIESTVLNAKRPVMDALKAKLVGITEGRDPAYEHWVTRIPIS, encoded by the coding sequence ATGCATCAGTTCCTGCCCTATGCCTGGTTCCAGGGCCAGTGCGTTCCCTTCGAGGAGGCCAGGATCTCCATTGCCACCCATGCGTTGCACTACGGCACCGGTGCCTTCGGCGGCATGCGTGCCATACCCGATCCCGAGAACAGCAACACCATGCTGTTGTTCCGCGCTGATCGTCATGCCCGACGTCTCAGCCAGAGCGCCAGGTTGCTGCTCACGGATCTCAGTGAGGAGACGATCCTCTCAGCCCTCACCGCGATGCTGCAGGCCAACAAGCCTGACCAGCCGATCTATCTGCGGCCCTTCGTTTACACCAGCGATCTGGGCATTGCCCCGCGCCTGCACAACATTGAGACCGATTTCCTGATTTACGGCCTCCCCTTGGGGGATTACTTGTCCCCGGAGGGGGTGAGCTGCCGAATCAGCAGCTGGACCCGCCAGGAGGACCGTTCCCTGCCGCTACGCGGCAAGATCTCTGGCGCCTACATCACCAGTTCGCTGGCCAAGACGGAAGCCGTTCAGAGCGGTTTCGACGAAGCACTGCTGTTAAACAGTCGCGGCAAGATCAGTGAAGCCAGTGGCATGAACCTGTTCCTGGTGCGTGATGGCCAGCTGATCACGCCTGGAGTTGATCAAGACATCCTCGAGGGCATCACCCGCGCCAGCGTGATTGAGCTGGCCAAAGCGATGGATATCCCTGTGATTGAACGTCCGGTCGACAAAACCGAATTGTTCATCGCCGATGAAGTATTCCTTTCCGGCACGGCCGCCAAGGTGACGCCGATCCGTCAGATCGAATCCACGGTGCTGAATGCCAAGCGCCCTGTGATGGATGCGCTGAAGGCCAAGCTCGTGGGGATCACTGAAGGGCGAGACCCCGCCTATGAGCACTGGGTGACTCGAATTCCGATCTCCTGA
- a CDS encoding SDR family NAD(P)-dependent oxidoreductase has translation MVEAASTDWIGLALVVGPGGIGSAVAAELKQCCPDLKVLTAGRHGPPESSLQLDLENDSDLDRLNTSLRAEGLPLRLVFNCSGRLHGPELQPEKRLQQVERSQLEQQFGINAMAPILLAKAIEPLLQRDQPFHFASLSARVGSIGDNRTGGWYGYRAAKAAQNQLLRCLSIEWARRWPLATVSLLHPGTTDTALSRPFQSFVAPDKLFSPERAAQQLVAVLLQQTPEQSGAFLAWDGQSIDW, from the coding sequence ATGGTCGAAGCAGCCTCGACCGACTGGATTGGCCTGGCCCTGGTGGTTGGCCCCGGTGGGATCGGATCAGCAGTGGCGGCGGAACTAAAGCAGTGCTGCCCTGATCTGAAGGTGCTGACGGCCGGACGTCATGGACCGCCCGAATCCTCACTGCAGCTTGACCTCGAAAACGACAGCGATCTGGATCGATTGAACACGAGCTTGCGTGCGGAGGGCCTGCCGCTTCGTTTGGTGTTCAACTGCAGCGGCCGTCTGCATGGGCCTGAACTTCAACCGGAAAAACGTCTTCAACAGGTCGAACGCTCCCAGTTGGAGCAGCAATTCGGGATCAATGCCATGGCTCCGATCCTCCTGGCCAAAGCGATTGAACCTCTGCTGCAAAGGGATCAACCCTTTCACTTTGCGAGCCTCAGCGCTCGCGTGGGCAGCATCGGCGACAACCGCACCGGGGGCTGGTACGGCTACAGAGCGGCCAAGGCGGCTCAGAACCAACTGCTCCGCTGTCTGAGCATTGAATGGGCCCGCCGCTGGCCGTTGGCCACCGTGAGCCTGCTTCATCCCGGCACGACGGACACAGCCCTGTCTCGTCCGTTCCAGAGCTTCGTGGCACCGGACAAGTTGTTCTCACCCGAACGGGCCGCTCAGCAGTTGGTGGCGGTATTGCTGCAACAGACCCCAGAACAGTCAGGGGCTTTTCTCGCCTGGGACGGTCAGTCGATCGATTGGTGA
- a CDS encoding DUF2237 family protein, with the protein MSSNSPEFPQARNVLGDLLQSCSCEPMTGWYRNGLCQTDPSDLGQHSICCVMTEQFLNYSKAQGNDLTTPMPAFQFPGLQPGDHWCVCAPRWKQAYEDGVAPLVRLEATEDTALTVVSLEQLKQHAHQSID; encoded by the coding sequence ATGTCCAGCAATAGCCCCGAATTTCCGCAGGCCAGGAACGTTCTTGGCGACCTACTGCAAAGTTGCAGTTGCGAGCCGATGACGGGTTGGTACCGCAATGGTCTCTGCCAAACCGATCCATCCGATCTCGGCCAGCACAGCATCTGTTGCGTGATGACCGAGCAATTTCTCAATTACAGCAAGGCCCAGGGCAATGACCTGACCACTCCGATGCCCGCCTTTCAGTTCCCGGGCTTGCAACCGGGGGACCACTGGTGCGTCTGTGCGCCGCGCTGGAAGCAGGCCTACGAAGATGGCGTCGCGCCGTTGGTGCGCTTGGAAGCAACGGAAGACACGGCCCTGACCGTGGTCAGCCTTGAGCAGCTGAAGCAGCACGCTCACCAATCGATCGACTGA
- the metH gene encoding methionine synthase, giving the protein MVVTQADRQATTSAFLKYLHGPQRPVLVFDGATGTSLQGLGLTADDFGGPDLEGCNENLAVTKPDAVKAVHRQFLEVGCDVIETDTFGAASIVLAEYGLEDKAFELNKRAAELAREIADEFSTPEKPRFVAGSMGPTTKLPTLGHIDFDTMRDSFREQAEGLIAGNVDLFIVETCQDVLQIKAALQGIEEAFAATGERRALMVSVTMETTGTMLVGTDIAAVVSILEPFPIDILGLNCATGPEQMKEHIRYLSEHSPFTVSCIPNAGLPENVGGVAHYRLTPVELKMQLMHFVEDLGVQVIGGCCGTTPAHIGSLAELAQELKPAQRPSRWDLASAEDVRPSLNYEPAASSIYGVTPYHQDNSFLIIGERLNASGSRKVRELLAEEDWDGLVSVARGQVKENAHVLDVNVDYVGRDGERDMHDLVSRLVTNVNLPLMLDSTEWQKMEAGLKVAGGKCILNSTNYEDGDERFFKVLELARRYGAAVVVGTIDEDGMARTAEKKFAIAQRAYRDALEFGIPAHEIFYDPLALPISTGIEEDRLNGRATVDAIRMIRENLPGVHVVLGVSNVSFGLSPAARITLNSVFLHDCCEAGMDSAIVSPAKILPLIKISDDHQKVCRDLINDNRRFEDGICVYDPLTELTKLFEGVSTKEARASGPSLADLPIEERLKQHIIDGERIGLEPSLDEALQTYPPLQIINTFLLDGMKVVGELFGSGQMQLPFVLQSAETMKSAVAHLEPHMEKGEGQSTSKGKFLIATVKGDVHDIGKNLVDIILTNNGFEVINLGIKQSCDAIVEAQREHQADCIAMSGLLVKSTAFMKDNLQAFNDAGIDVPVILGGAALTPRFVNKDCREVYDGKVIYGRDAFADLRFMDALMDAKRSDNWSNTKGFLADAPQGVGLDEESTTSETAEESSASPTDAPAADLPPVSSDRSDAVPSETAPVPPFLGSAVITEVDIDIAEVFHYLDRNALFAGQWMLRKTKEQSRDDYEAMLAEKAEPVLQEWLQRCIDESLLTPRAVYGYFPAGRDGNSLRVFDTDGKRELGRFELPRQRSGNRYCIADFFNDLDSDGRPTDVLPMQAVTMGQKASVVAQELFKGDRYSDYLYFHGLAVQMAEAMAEWVHARIRAELGFADPDGMALRDVLAQRYRGSRYSFGYPACPNVADSRQQLEWLGADRIGLSMDASDQLEPEQSTTALVALHSQARYFSA; this is encoded by the coding sequence ATGGTGGTGACGCAGGCAGATCGGCAAGCCACCACCTCTGCATTCCTCAAGTACCTGCATGGGCCGCAGCGCCCTGTGTTGGTGTTCGACGGCGCCACAGGCACCAGTCTTCAGGGTCTGGGGCTGACCGCTGATGATTTCGGTGGTCCTGACCTGGAGGGCTGCAACGAGAACCTTGCGGTCACCAAACCGGATGCGGTTAAGGCTGTGCATCGCCAGTTCCTCGAGGTGGGCTGCGATGTCATCGAGACCGACACCTTCGGGGCTGCATCAATCGTCCTGGCGGAGTACGGCCTGGAGGACAAGGCCTTCGAGCTGAACAAGCGGGCAGCCGAGCTGGCACGGGAGATTGCTGATGAATTCAGCACCCCTGAGAAGCCCCGCTTCGTGGCGGGGTCCATGGGACCCACCACCAAGCTGCCCACCCTCGGCCACATCGATTTCGACACCATGCGGGACTCGTTCCGCGAGCAGGCTGAGGGACTGATCGCCGGCAACGTCGACCTGTTCATCGTCGAAACCTGTCAGGACGTGCTGCAGATCAAGGCAGCTCTCCAGGGCATCGAAGAAGCCTTTGCCGCCACTGGTGAGCGGCGGGCCCTGATGGTGTCGGTGACGATGGAAACCACAGGCACCATGCTTGTTGGCACGGACATCGCTGCCGTGGTGTCGATCCTTGAGCCGTTCCCGATCGACATTCTTGGCCTGAACTGCGCCACCGGTCCGGAGCAGATGAAGGAGCACATTCGCTATCTCTCCGAGCATTCCCCCTTCACTGTCAGCTGCATTCCCAATGCAGGTCTGCCAGAAAACGTTGGCGGTGTGGCCCATTACCGCCTTACGCCGGTGGAGCTGAAGATGCAGCTGATGCACTTCGTTGAAGACCTCGGCGTGCAGGTGATCGGTGGTTGCTGCGGCACCACTCCGGCCCACATCGGCAGCCTGGCGGAACTGGCGCAGGAGCTCAAGCCTGCACAGCGCCCCTCCCGCTGGGATCTCGCCAGCGCGGAAGATGTGCGCCCCAGCCTCAATTACGAGCCCGCCGCGTCATCGATCTATGGCGTCACGCCTTATCACCAGGACAACTCTTTCCTGATCATTGGTGAGCGGCTCAATGCCAGCGGCAGCCGCAAGGTCCGCGAACTGTTGGCAGAGGAAGACTGGGACGGGCTGGTGTCGGTGGCCCGTGGCCAGGTGAAGGAAAATGCTCACGTGCTCGATGTCAACGTCGACTACGTCGGTCGCGATGGCGAACGGGATATGCACGACTTGGTGAGCCGTCTGGTCACCAACGTCAACCTGCCCCTGATGCTCGACTCCACCGAGTGGCAGAAGATGGAGGCGGGCCTGAAGGTGGCAGGGGGCAAGTGCATCCTCAACTCCACCAACTACGAAGACGGTGACGAGCGCTTCTTCAAGGTTTTGGAGCTTGCCCGCCGCTATGGCGCCGCTGTGGTGGTCGGCACGATCGACGAAGACGGTATGGCCAGAACGGCCGAGAAGAAGTTCGCCATCGCCCAGCGGGCCTATCGCGATGCCCTGGAGTTCGGGATCCCGGCCCACGAGATCTTTTATGACCCCCTGGCACTTCCCATCTCCACTGGCATCGAGGAAGACCGTCTGAATGGTCGCGCCACCGTGGATGCCATTCGGATGATCCGGGAGAACCTCCCTGGTGTGCACGTGGTGCTCGGGGTCAGCAATGTGAGTTTCGGCTTGTCACCGGCGGCCCGGATCACCCTCAATTCGGTCTTCCTCCACGATTGCTGTGAGGCCGGCATGGACTCGGCCATCGTCAGCCCCGCCAAGATTCTTCCGTTGATCAAGATCAGCGATGACCACCAGAAGGTGTGTCGGGATTTGATCAATGACAACCGCCGTTTCGAGGACGGCATCTGCGTTTACGACCCGCTGACTGAACTCACCAAGCTGTTCGAGGGAGTCAGCACCAAGGAAGCCCGTGCTTCAGGCCCCTCACTGGCCGATCTGCCGATTGAGGAACGGCTCAAGCAGCACATCATTGATGGTGAGCGCATCGGCCTTGAGCCCTCCCTGGACGAGGCGCTGCAGACCTATCCCCCTCTGCAGATCATCAACACTTTCCTGCTCGATGGCATGAAGGTGGTGGGTGAATTGTTCGGCAGCGGCCAGATGCAGCTCCCCTTCGTGCTGCAAAGCGCCGAGACGATGAAATCCGCCGTGGCTCACCTCGAGCCGCACATGGAAAAAGGCGAGGGTCAGAGCACGAGCAAGGGCAAGTTCCTGATCGCCACGGTGAAGGGTGATGTCCACGACATCGGCAAGAACCTGGTGGACATCATCCTTACCAACAACGGCTTTGAGGTGATCAACCTCGGCATCAAGCAGAGCTGTGACGCGATCGTTGAGGCCCAGCGTGAGCATCAGGCCGATTGCATCGCCATGAGCGGTCTGCTGGTGAAATCCACGGCTTTCATGAAGGACAACCTCCAGGCCTTCAACGATGCGGGCATTGATGTTCCTGTGATCCTCGGCGGTGCGGCCCTGACGCCGCGCTTCGTGAATAAGGACTGCCGCGAGGTTTATGACGGCAAGGTGATCTACGGCCGTGATGCCTTCGCTGATTTGCGCTTCATGGATGCGTTGATGGACGCGAAGCGGAGCGACAACTGGAGCAACACCAAGGGCTTTCTGGCTGATGCCCCCCAAGGCGTCGGCCTGGATGAAGAGTCGACAACCTCCGAGACCGCTGAGGAGTCCTCCGCTTCTCCAACGGATGCTCCAGCAGCGGATCTGCCGCCGGTGAGCTCGGATCGTTCTGACGCCGTCCCTTCTGAAACCGCACCAGTGCCTCCCTTCCTCGGTTCTGCTGTGATCACCGAGGTCGACATCGACATCGCTGAGGTCTTCCACTACCTGGACCGCAATGCTCTCTTCGCTGGCCAGTGGATGCTCCGCAAAACCAAGGAACAGAGCCGGGACGATTACGAGGCGATGCTCGCGGAGAAGGCAGAGCCCGTGCTGCAGGAGTGGTTGCAGCGTTGTATCGACGAGTCACTGCTGACCCCCCGGGCGGTGTACGGCTACTTCCCTGCCGGACGCGATGGCAACAGCCTTCGGGTGTTCGATACCGATGGCAAGCGGGAACTCGGACGTTTCGAACTTCCCCGTCAGCGGTCTGGCAACCGCTACTGCATTGCCGATTTCTTCAACGATCTGGACTCTGATGGACGCCCTACGGACGTTCTGCCGATGCAGGCCGTGACCATGGGGCAGAAGGCCTCCGTTGTGGCTCAGGAGTTGTTCAAGGGCGATCGTTACAGCGACTACCTGTATTTCCACGGCCTTGCGGTGCAGATGGCCGAAGCGATGGCTGAATGGGTGCACGCACGCATTCGCGCCGAACTTGGCTTCGCTGATCCTGATGGCATGGCACTGCGGGATGTGCTGGCACAGCGTTATCGCGGTAGTCGTTACTCCTTCGGCTACCCCGCCTGCCCCAACGTGGCTGATTCCAGGCAGCAGCTGGAATGGCTCGGCGCCGACCGTATCGGTCTCAGCATGGATGCGAGCGACCAGCTCGAACCGGAGCAAAGCACCACAGCACTGGTGGCTCTCCACTCCCAGGCGCGTTACTTCAGCGCCTAA
- a CDS encoding SpoIID/LytB domain-containing protein, whose amino-acid sequence MPLHRYFWPPAVLGSLLMAALIGWLARPLAQRLDQPPSRLLELLETDSTVGSGVLPKVPPVADHVPLEIRVGLVSQSPITAFRPGPNVLCRNQNGSVIPSQQLGKRIASSTPQEIHCSGGPVQINQHHYRGDVSLVKSQGAWLPVVSLDLETYVASVVGAEMPSQWHQEALKAQAVAARSYAMAHLARPATTAYHLGDTTRWQVFAGEKSTTQASHSATRETRGMILSYSGGIVESLYASNAQVSAEAHGHLGASMSQTGAQQLARQGLPFNAILGRYYAGASLARLTWHDQ is encoded by the coding sequence GTGCCGCTTCACCGTTACTTCTGGCCCCCTGCCGTGCTCGGAAGCCTGCTCATGGCCGCTTTGATCGGCTGGTTGGCTCGGCCACTCGCTCAGCGGCTTGATCAGCCCCCCTCAAGACTGCTTGAGCTGCTCGAGACCGATTCAACCGTTGGTTCGGGTGTATTGCCCAAGGTGCCGCCGGTTGCTGATCACGTGCCTCTGGAGATCCGCGTCGGTTTGGTCAGCCAGAGTCCCATCACAGCCTTCCGGCCAGGCCCCAACGTGCTGTGTCGCAACCAAAACGGCTCTGTGATTCCTTCTCAACAGCTGGGGAAAAGGATTGCTTCATCCACCCCACAGGAGATTCACTGCTCAGGCGGGCCTGTTCAGATCAACCAGCACCACTATCGAGGCGATGTATCACTGGTCAAAAGCCAAGGTGCTTGGCTCCCTGTGGTCTCCCTTGACCTGGAAACCTATGTGGCCTCAGTGGTTGGCGCCGAAATGCCGAGCCAGTGGCATCAGGAAGCCCTGAAGGCACAAGCTGTTGCAGCTCGCTCCTATGCGATGGCGCATCTCGCCAGACCCGCAACAACCGCTTATCACCTCGGGGACACAACCCGTTGGCAGGTGTTCGCAGGGGAGAAGAGCACCACACAGGCGAGTCATTCAGCCACTCGGGAGACTCGGGGAATGATCCTGAGTTACAGCGGTGGCATTGTGGAGAGCCTTTATGCGTCAAACGCGCAAGTCAGTGCTGAAGCCCATGGCCATCTCGGCGCCAGCATGAGTCAAACCGGGGCACAGCAACTGGCCCGCCAGGGACTGCCCTTCAATGCCATCCTCGGCAGGTACTACGCAGGAGCCTCGCTGGCACGGTTGACTTGGCATGACCAGTGA
- the cobN gene encoding cobaltochelatase subunit CobN — protein MHRLATCPGLDPPEDVVLVEQPVADVLFLTSAGTDISCLDASLASNPAWNDRIRALPLSCLDHPAQLDHYLNTTAQAARLIVVRLLGSRGHWSYGLEQLQRWCGEATQRQLIVLAGTADQSNELHGLGSCSPELADQLSALLREGGIDNMGQCLKALEALLEGTPPSPDSVAVVPCPDPMPWDWRDEPGAAVGVVLYRAQFQAGDLALADELTAALRQQGLRPCLLWVSSLRDPAVQAGVHDLLEQQNAELVIAGTSFASVQAEQAGLGSPLWDRLDRPVLQLLSSSRSRAQWLESSQGLNPMDLSLQVVMPELDARITTRPCGFREHRQTSGPLATAIPCLQPDQRGLAWLVEHCLHWVELRQTPCTERRIAMVLANYPVRDGRVANGVGLDTPDSTARMLRWLADAGHDLGTEALPDTGDGLMQQLLSGRTNAPEGQHRPPLDHLPLTTYQQWWRTVPEQARCLIESRWGPPETACDLDPNQGFAIHGLRFGHVVVLIQPDRGYDADQIADLHSPDLPPPHRYLAQYLWLRSVHQTQVMLHVGKHGSAEWLPGKSVGLSDACGPGLALGPIPHLYPFIVNDPGEGSQAKRRGHAVVLDHLTPPLGRAGLHGPLQRLEGLLDELVEVRQLGGQRAQVLEQSVHASLLSLNWPGIPSEEDIRRQPELLESCLDQAETYLCELKESQIRTGLHRFGVAPSAKAADELLVALARPPRQGQPGLLQAMALQAGLGFDPWQQDEGDKLSETDQTHLRVLGGSDCRRVGDGCAWLEQQAQLLIRQVVHGEQCDGLAEPFRTWNPEDPCLLNLRNDLWPRLSGCAAAEKAAFLRGIQGQRIAAGPSGAPSRGRPDVLPTGRNFYSVDLRGLPTEAAWDLGRRSAEQLLDLHLLEQGEPLRHLALSVWGTATMRNGGEDIAQLLALIGVRPVWDGPTRRLVDLEVIPARLLGRPRVDVVLRISGLFRDAFPQLVGWVHQAQSMIAALDEPDELNPLAELTRQGGPQGRIYGSAPGAYGAGLQALIDSGAWESRADLGQAFLSWSQWSYDGGAAPSLDRSGLERALGRVQVVLHNQDNREHDLLDSDDYYQFQGGLSAAVEEVSGVRPQLWFGDHSRSERPRLHRLEKELDKVMRSRMLNPRWIEGMMRHGYKGAFEMGASLDYLFAYDAATDRVPDWCYGALCDEWLSQSRILDFLKASNPWVLRDMAERLLEASNRGLWASATDEQLLHLQTLVNSSEAQIERGSPIC, from the coding sequence ATGCATCGCCTTGCCACCTGTCCGGGTCTAGACCCACCGGAAGATGTGGTGCTCGTCGAGCAGCCGGTTGCGGACGTGCTGTTCCTCACCAGCGCTGGCACGGACATCAGCTGCCTCGACGCGAGCCTGGCGAGCAACCCGGCCTGGAACGATCGGATCCGGGCATTGCCCCTGAGCTGCCTTGACCACCCAGCCCAGCTGGACCACTACCTCAACACCACCGCCCAAGCGGCGAGGTTGATTGTGGTGCGCCTGCTTGGCAGCCGTGGGCACTGGAGCTATGGCCTGGAGCAACTGCAGCGCTGGTGCGGCGAAGCGACGCAGCGGCAACTGATCGTGCTTGCCGGAACCGCCGATCAGAGCAACGAGCTACATGGTTTGGGATCCTGCAGCCCCGAACTGGCGGATCAGCTGTCGGCACTGCTGCGGGAAGGCGGCATCGACAACATGGGGCAGTGCTTGAAGGCCCTCGAGGCCCTGCTGGAGGGCACCCCCCCATCACCCGACAGCGTCGCGGTGGTGCCTTGCCCCGATCCGATGCCCTGGGATTGGCGCGATGAACCGGGGGCCGCGGTTGGCGTGGTGCTCTATCGAGCTCAGTTTCAGGCCGGAGATCTGGCCCTGGCGGATGAACTCACGGCCGCACTTCGGCAACAGGGACTGCGACCCTGCCTGCTCTGGGTCAGCAGCTTGAGAGACCCGGCAGTACAGGCCGGAGTTCATGACCTGTTGGAACAGCAAAACGCTGAGCTCGTGATCGCGGGCACGTCCTTTGCCTCAGTGCAGGCCGAACAGGCCGGATTGGGCAGCCCCCTCTGGGATCGGCTGGATCGACCGGTGTTGCAACTGCTCAGCAGCAGCCGCAGCCGTGCCCAGTGGCTGGAGAGCAGCCAGGGGCTCAATCCGATGGACCTGTCCTTGCAAGTGGTGATGCCGGAGCTGGATGCCCGGATCACCACGCGGCCCTGCGGTTTTCGTGAGCACCGGCAGACGAGCGGACCTCTGGCCACGGCTATTCCTTGTCTGCAGCCGGATCAACGGGGGCTGGCATGGCTGGTCGAGCACTGCCTGCACTGGGTGGAGTTGCGCCAGACCCCATGCACCGAGCGGCGCATCGCCATGGTGTTAGCCAACTATCCCGTGCGCGATGGCCGTGTAGCCAATGGTGTTGGCCTCGATACACCGGACAGCACGGCGCGGATGCTCCGATGGCTGGCGGACGCAGGCCATGACCTGGGCACGGAGGCCTTGCCGGATACCGGCGATGGCTTGATGCAACAGCTGTTGTCCGGTCGCACCAATGCACCGGAGGGACAGCACCGACCACCACTGGATCATCTGCCCCTCACCACCTATCAGCAGTGGTGGCGAACTGTTCCGGAGCAGGCTCGATGCTTGATCGAATCCCGATGGGGACCTCCAGAGACCGCCTGCGATCTGGATCCAAACCAGGGGTTTGCCATTCACGGCCTGCGCTTCGGTCATGTGGTGGTGCTGATCCAGCCGGATCGTGGCTATGACGCCGACCAGATCGCCGATCTCCACTCACCGGATCTGCCGCCACCGCACCGGTATCTGGCCCAGTACCTCTGGCTGCGCAGCGTGCATCAAACCCAGGTGATGCTGCATGTGGGCAAGCACGGCAGTGCGGAATGGCTGCCGGGCAAGTCAGTGGGGTTAAGCGATGCCTGCGGCCCCGGGCTGGCCCTCGGCCCCATCCCACATCTCTACCCCTTCATCGTCAACGACCCCGGCGAAGGGTCCCAGGCCAAGCGTCGCGGTCACGCCGTGGTGCTGGACCATCTCACGCCGCCCTTGGGTCGTGCTGGGTTGCACGGACCACTGCAACGGTTGGAGGGACTGCTCGACGAACTGGTGGAGGTACGACAGCTGGGGGGGCAGCGAGCCCAGGTGCTGGAACAGTCGGTGCATGCCAGCTTGCTGTCCCTCAACTGGCCAGGAATCCCCAGCGAAGAGGACATTCGCCGGCAACCGGAGCTGCTGGAGAGCTGTCTGGATCAGGCGGAGACCTATCTCTGCGAGCTGAAGGAATCGCAGATCCGCACGGGCCTACATCGGTTCGGTGTTGCGCCATCGGCAAAAGCCGCCGATGAACTGCTTGTTGCCCTGGCCCGTCCCCCCAGACAGGGACAGCCTGGCTTGCTGCAAGCCATGGCCCTGCAGGCAGGTCTGGGCTTCGACCCCTGGCAACAGGACGAAGGCGACAAGCTCTCGGAGACGGACCAGACCCACCTGAGGGTGCTGGGCGGCTCGGACTGCCGTCGTGTTGGGGATGGTTGTGCGTGGCTTGAGCAGCAGGCTCAGCTGTTGATCCGTCAGGTCGTCCATGGGGAACAGTGCGACGGGCTGGCGGAACCCTTCCGGACCTGGAACCCGGAGGATCCCTGCCTGCTGAACCTGCGCAACGACCTCTGGCCCCGCTTGAGCGGTTGTGCCGCAGCCGAAAAAGCGGCGTTCCTTCGGGGCATTCAGGGTCAGCGCATTGCTGCTGGACCGTCAGGAGCTCCGAGTCGTGGCCGTCCCGATGTGCTGCCCACAGGCCGGAACTTTTATTCCGTCGATCTTCGGGGCTTGCCCACGGAAGCCGCTTGGGACCTGGGGCGACGCTCAGCAGAACAGCTATTGGATCTGCATCTGCTGGAGCAGGGGGAGCCGCTGCGCCATTTGGCGCTTTCGGTGTGGGGAACGGCCACGATGCGCAATGGCGGAGAAGACATCGCCCAGCTGCTGGCCCTGATTGGTGTTCGACCGGTCTGGGACGGTCCCACCCGAAGGCTGGTGGACCTGGAGGTGATTCCAGCCCGCTTGCTGGGGCGACCACGGGTGGATGTGGTGCTGCGTATCTCCGGACTGTTTCGCGATGCATTTCCCCAATTGGTGGGCTGGGTGCATCAGGCCCAGTCGATGATTGCGGCCCTCGATGAACCGGATGAACTCAACCCCCTAGCCGAGCTCACCCGTCAAGGAGGACCACAGGGCCGCATCTATGGATCCGCCCCCGGTGCCTATGGAGCCGGTCTGCAGGCTCTGATCGACAGTGGTGCCTGGGAATCCCGAGCAGACCTGGGCCAAGCCTTCCTCAGCTGGAGCCAGTGGTCATACGACGGTGGCGCCGCCCCCAGCCTCGATCGTTCCGGCCTGGAGCGGGCCTTGGGCAGAGTGCAGGTGGTGCTCCACAACCAGGACAATCGCGAGCACGATCTGCTTGATTCCGACGACTACTACCAGTTCCAGGGTGGCCTTAGTGCCGCGGTGGAGGAGGTGTCAGGAGTCCGTCCGCAGCTTTGGTTCGGGGACCATTCCCGCTCCGAGCGGCCTCGCCTGCATCGGCTCGAGAAGGAACTGGACAAGGTGATGCGCAGCAGGATGCTCAACCCCCGCTGGATCGAGGGAATGATGCGACACGGCTACAAGGGGGCCTTCGAGATGGGGGCCAGCCTTGATTACCTGTTTGCCTACGACGCCGCCACCGATCGCGTTCCCGATTGGTGCTATGGCGCGCTGTGTGATGAGTGGCTGAGTCAGTCGCGGATTCTCGACTTCCTAAAGGCAAGCAATCCCTGGGTGCTGAGGGACATGGCCGAACGACTGCTGGAGGCCTCGAATCGAGGCCTTTGGGCTTCAGCAACTGATGAGCAGCTGCTGCACCTGCAAACGCTGGTGAACAGCAGCGAAGCCCAAATTGAACGCGGAAGCCCTATTTGTTGA